The following coding sequences are from one uncultured Desulfobacter sp. window:
- a CDS encoding sulfide/dihydroorotate dehydrogenase-like FAD/NAD-binding protein — translation MAKIVHREELAQGTIILNEIDAPRISRKAKPGQFVILQADETGERVPLTMADTNPEKGTITIIYMVVGKSTARFKELKVGEEYYALIGPLGAPTHIEKVGKVVCVGGGTGIAVLHPIARALKLAGNEVTSILGSRTYDLLILEDKMREASDTLHICTDDGSKGHHGFVTDILKETIEKEDISLVVAIGPIPMMKFCSLITKDKGVKTMVSLNPIMVDGTGMCGGCRVSIGGKTKFACVDGPEFDGHQVDFDGLAKRLASYKEVEQQSMDAYNKCQCSSK, via the coding sequence ATGGCAAAAATAGTGCATCGTGAGGAATTGGCCCAAGGGACCATCATCCTCAACGAAATAGACGCGCCCCGCATATCCCGAAAAGCGAAACCCGGCCAGTTTGTCATTCTTCAAGCAGACGAAACCGGAGAACGCGTACCGTTGACCATGGCGGATACCAATCCTGAAAAAGGTACCATCACCATCATTTACATGGTTGTCGGCAAATCCACAGCCCGGTTCAAGGAACTTAAGGTCGGCGAAGAGTACTATGCGCTTATCGGTCCCCTGGGAGCACCCACCCACATTGAGAAAGTAGGAAAAGTTGTGTGCGTGGGTGGCGGAACCGGTATTGCCGTTCTGCATCCCATTGCACGGGCATTAAAACTAGCCGGCAATGAAGTCACATCGATCCTGGGCTCTAGAACGTACGATCTGCTTATCTTGGAAGACAAAATGAGAGAGGCTTCCGACACCCTGCATATCTGCACCGATGACGGCTCCAAAGGTCATCACGGATTTGTTACGGATATACTCAAAGAGACCATCGAAAAAGAAGACATCTCCCTGGTTGTGGCCATCGGTCCTATTCCCATGATGAAGTTCTGCAGTCTGATCACCAAGGACAAAGGCGTCAAAACCATGGTCAGTCTGAACCCCATCATGGTCGACGGTACAGGTATGTGCGGCGGGTGCCGGGTATCCATCGGCGGAAAAACAAAATTCGCCTGTGTGGACGGTCCGGAATTTGACGGTCACCAGGTTGATTTTGATGGCCTTGCCAAACGCCTTGCATCCTATAAGGAAGTTGAGCAACAGTCCATGGATGCTTACAATAAATGTCAATGCAGTTCAAAGTAA
- a CDS encoding phosphoenolpyruvate carboxykinase (GTP): protein MDPLHTLGKITSPNQALNLFASTLDTTQSAKIAKIKHPDVLVRIANAIALCRPSNVFINTGSEQDKKTIRKMALDKGEENALAMDGHTIHFDLAGEQGRIVDRTYYIAEPEDRVSSLANRMPPEKAVQEIDDNMSGIMENLTMIVGFYMRGPVGSPAANPALELTSSAYISHSAELLYRNAFDYFDREVEQKGYFFTNVHSEGLNRTEDLPHARVFMDRKYQTTYAWKCTYAGNTLLLKKGNHRFAVDKAVYQDRGRELSEHMFITGIAGPGGRTTWCAGAAPSGCGKTTTAMAGNVFIGDDLAQMWIAPDGTIRTINPENGIFGIVEGVNDEGDPLLMKVLRQPGCEVIWSNVLMDEDLKPHWVGNMEPVPQKGTNFQGEWYQGKTNDKKEPIPISHPNSRCTLASECLENYSCEATNPDGVVTRIFTYSGRDADTMPPVWVAKNPDAGVVIGACIVSATTATEVGVSGIKRAPWANAPFIPGALGDYMDAQFKFFNSSDIKDPFKPVMAGLNYFLTHQARGGDSKKLLGEKRDVKVWLAWLERYAHNEVGYLSTPIGNLPCYKDLAELFKQIIDKEYPKALYDMQFALYTEKIIQRIELQETAYAEEENLPEKLFEILAAQKSGLLKLKEKAGNVIMPDYFETQM from the coding sequence ATGGACCCCTTACACACCCTTGGGAAAATCACCTCTCCCAATCAGGCCCTTAATCTGTTTGCATCAACACTTGACACCACACAATCCGCAAAAATTGCCAAGATCAAACACCCGGATGTACTGGTCCGTATCGCCAACGCCATAGCCCTTTGCAGGCCGTCAAACGTATTTATCAATACAGGATCAGAACAAGACAAGAAAACCATCCGAAAAATGGCCCTGGATAAAGGCGAAGAGAACGCCCTTGCCATGGACGGCCATACCATTCATTTTGACCTGGCCGGTGAGCAGGGACGCATTGTGGACCGCACCTACTACATTGCAGAACCCGAAGACCGGGTATCCAGCCTTGCCAACCGCATGCCCCCTGAAAAAGCAGTACAGGAGATTGACGACAATATGTCCGGCATCATGGAAAACCTGACCATGATTGTGGGATTTTATATGAGGGGACCTGTGGGATCACCGGCAGCCAATCCGGCCTTAGAGTTGACATCCTCGGCCTATATATCCCACAGTGCAGAACTGCTGTATCGCAACGCATTTGATTATTTTGACCGTGAAGTTGAACAAAAGGGGTACTTTTTCACCAACGTACACTCCGAAGGCTTGAACCGCACCGAAGACCTACCCCATGCCCGGGTGTTCATGGACCGCAAATACCAGACCACCTATGCCTGGAAATGCACCTATGCCGGCAACACCCTGCTGCTTAAAAAGGGCAATCACAGGTTTGCCGTGGACAAGGCCGTATACCAGGACCGGGGCCGGGAGTTGTCCGAACACATGTTTATCACCGGCATCGCAGGGCCCGGGGGACGCACCACCTGGTGTGCAGGCGCAGCACCGTCGGGATGCGGAAAAACCACCACAGCCATGGCCGGCAATGTATTTATCGGGGATGACCTGGCCCAGATGTGGATCGCCCCGGACGGCACCATCCGAACCATCAATCCGGAAAACGGAATTTTCGGCATTGTGGAGGGGGTAAATGATGAAGGTGATCCCTTGTTGATGAAAGTATTGCGACAACCCGGCTGCGAGGTGATCTGGTCCAATGTCCTGATGGACGAAGACCTTAAACCCCATTGGGTCGGCAATATGGAACCTGTGCCCCAAAAAGGAACCAACTTTCAGGGTGAATGGTACCAGGGAAAAACCAACGACAAAAAAGAGCCCATCCCCATTTCCCATCCCAATTCCAGGTGCACCCTGGCCTCGGAATGCCTGGAGAACTACTCTTGTGAAGCAACCAATCCCGATGGGGTGGTCACACGGATATTCACCTATTCAGGCAGGGATGCGGACACCATGCCGCCGGTGTGGGTGGCAAAGAATCCGGATGCCGGTGTGGTCATAGGGGCCTGCATCGTCTCCGCCACCACGGCCACAGAGGTCGGGGTGTCGGGCATTAAACGCGCCCCCTGGGCCAACGCCCCCTTTATTCCCGGCGCATTAGGCGATTACATGGATGCCCAGTTCAAATTCTTCAACAGTTCAGACATCAAAGACCCGTTCAAACCGGTGATGGCAGGTTTGAACTACTTTCTGACCCACCAGGCCCGGGGCGGTGATTCCAAAAAACTTCTCGGGGAAAAAAGGGATGTCAAAGTATGGCTGGCATGGCTGGAAAGATATGCCCACAACGAAGTGGGATACCTGTCCACCCCCATCGGCAACCTGCCCTGCTACAAAGATCTGGCAGAACTGTTCAAGCAGATCATTGACAAGGAGTACCCCAAAGCCCTGTATGACATGCAGTTTGCCTTGTACACCGAAAAAATCATCCAGCGCATTGAACTGCAGGAAACAGCATACGCAGAAGAAGAAAACCTTCCCGAAAAACTGTTTGAAATCCTTGCAGCACAAAAATCAGGCCTGCTGAAGCTAAAAGAAAAAGCAGGGAATGTGATCATGCCGGATTATTTTGAAACCCAAATGTAA
- a CDS encoding PHP domain-containing protein — MTHIFADLHNHTTASDGDFAPGELVAQATGLGIKVLGVTDHDTLDGLEAALEAGKTQGVEVFPGVEISVRFKREFFTGTLHVLTYFSKALLKDSGFVSRFQTLLAQGRGEALVRARIDKINEVFGPLGRSALLSRDLTFEDIAAYSDNASRRHFAMALDEKLGISDKDTITRIIGNDSPAYLPSGVDLAQVKGFLTTEPVVGVLAHPAAGSFPGEGHYKEVLPSLETVSRLLPEMLDAGVKGLEVHYPGHAPEHRTLLLEWAQKYNLLVTGGSDCHDDANRPLGAAGAGEQEFEHLKQEVLCAEKKSR, encoded by the coding sequence ATGACACATATATTTGCAGATTTACACAACCATACCACCGCATCCGACGGGGATTTTGCCCCCGGTGAACTTGTGGCCCAGGCCACGGGCCTGGGGATCAAGGTTCTCGGTGTCACAGACCATGACACCCTGGACGGACTGGAAGCGGCACTGGAGGCGGGAAAAACCCAAGGGGTAGAAGTATTTCCGGGGGTGGAGATATCCGTGCGCTTCAAGCGGGAATTTTTCACGGGCACCCTGCACGTGCTGACCTATTTTTCAAAGGCGCTGTTAAAGGATTCAGGGTTTGTCTCCCGGTTCCAAACCCTTTTGGCCCAAGGCCGGGGAGAGGCGCTGGTCCGGGCAAGAATTGACAAAATTAACGAGGTGTTCGGGCCTTTAGGCCGGTCTGCCTTGTTGTCTAGAGATTTGACCTTTGAAGATATTGCCGCGTATTCGGACAATGCCTCCCGCCGCCATTTTGCCATGGCACTGGACGAAAAACTGGGGATTTCAGACAAAGATACCATTACCCGGATCATCGGCAATGACAGTCCGGCTTATCTGCCTTCAGGGGTGGATCTTGCCCAGGTGAAAGGTTTTTTGACAACCGAGCCGGTGGTAGGCGTATTGGCCCACCCGGCTGCCGGATCTTTTCCCGGGGAGGGGCACTACAAAGAGGTGCTGCCGTCCTTGGAAACCGTATCCCGTCTGTTACCCGAGATGCTGGATGCCGGTGTCAAGGGCCTTGAGGTCCATTATCCGGGCCATGCTCCCGAACACAGGACCTTGCTTTTGGAATGGGCTCAAAAATATAACCTACTGGTCACCGGCGGTTCGGACTGCCATGACGATGCCAACCGTCCTTTAGGCGCTGCCGGGGCAGGGGAACAGGAATTTGAGCACTTAAAGCAGGAGGTCTTGTGCGCAGAAAAGAAAAGCAGATAA
- a CDS encoding pyridoxamine 5'-phosphate oxidase family protein → MRRKEKQITDKDQINGIITQARVCRLGLSDNGRPYVVPLHFGYDPPFLYFHGADTGRKLDILAANPQVCFEFDELIKINKHASACNWGTSYTSIIGEGTARILVDPEEKIQGLNCIMAQYSSRTHEFGTKDLAETAVIEVKILKMTAKLSG, encoded by the coding sequence GTGCGCAGAAAAGAAAAGCAGATAACCGATAAGGATCAGATTAACGGAATCATAACCCAGGCCCGGGTCTGCCGCCTTGGCCTGTCTGATAATGGACGCCCCTATGTGGTGCCATTGCATTTCGGGTATGATCCCCCTTTTTTATATTTTCATGGGGCCGATACGGGCCGCAAGCTTGATATCCTGGCGGCCAATCCACAGGTCTGCTTTGAGTTTGATGAACTGATAAAAATCAATAAACATGCATCTGCCTGCAACTGGGGAACATCCTATACCAGCATTATCGGCGAAGGAACGGCACGCATCCTTGTTGATCCGGAAGAAAAAATTCAAGGCCTGAACTGTATCATGGCTCAATATTCTTCTCGCACACATGAATTTGGCACCAAGGATCTGGCCGAGACGGCCGTGATTGAGGTCAAGATTCTGAAGATGACAGCGAAACTGTCCGGGTAG
- a CDS encoding aminotransferase class III-fold pyridoxal phosphate-dependent enzyme, which produces MTTPVNWLEYDIETMVENDKNSLWHHLKSHTAFKEKEQMIVVGGRGLNIYDIRGNEYLDATSGGVWSVMVGYGRESIARAVYEQLRQMPYFAGAYGSIPAIKFAAKLLELLPRHGKIYFSSSGSEANEKAFKMVRLASRICDRRKGKYKILYRDRDYHGTTIATMSACGQFERKKGFGPFVEGFAQVPHCLCYRCPFDKSYPGCDIDCARAVEEVILKEGPDTVGGFIVEPITAGGGIIPPVKEYFPMVQEICKKYGVWIIMDEVVCGFGRTGKFWGHDHYNVDPDIITMAKGLASSYEALSATAVKQEIYDIFLNDTSNPEEQTDFFRDISTYGGCTAPMAAALESTRIIEDEQLVENSRKKGKILIDRLKGLTSLPVVGDVRGVGLFCGLEIVVDKEKKTPPGEQQMAELMSKILAEKVIVGRTNSSLPGMNTTLYFVPCLTVSEAEIDTMVTAVANAIKKTF; this is translated from the coding sequence ATGACCACACCTGTCAACTGGCTTGAATATGACATTGAAACCATGGTGGAAAACGATAAAAACAGCCTGTGGCATCATCTGAAATCCCACACCGCGTTTAAAGAGAAAGAACAGATGATTGTAGTGGGGGGACGGGGCTTGAATATTTATGACATCCGGGGCAACGAATACCTGGATGCCACCTCGGGCGGCGTATGGAGTGTCATGGTGGGATACGGCAGGGAGTCCATTGCCCGGGCGGTCTATGAGCAGTTAAGGCAAATGCCCTACTTTGCCGGTGCCTACGGCTCCATTCCGGCCATCAAATTTGCCGCCAAACTGCTGGAACTTTTGCCCCGCCATGGAAAAATCTACTTTTCCAGCTCCGGCTCCGAAGCCAATGAAAAAGCATTTAAAATGGTACGCCTGGCCTCACGGATTTGCGACCGGCGCAAAGGCAAATACAAAATTCTCTACCGGGACCGGGACTACCACGGCACCACCATCGCCACCATGAGCGCCTGTGGGCAGTTCGAACGTAAAAAAGGGTTCGGCCCCTTTGTGGAGGGCTTTGCGCAAGTGCCCCACTGCTTGTGCTACCGCTGCCCCTTTGACAAGAGCTATCCGGGGTGCGACATCGACTGCGCCCGGGCCGTGGAAGAGGTGATTCTAAAAGAAGGCCCGGATACCGTAGGGGGATTTATTGTGGAACCCATAACAGCCGGCGGCGGCATTATCCCCCCGGTCAAAGAATACTTTCCCATGGTCCAGGAGATCTGTAAAAAGTACGGGGTATGGATCATCATGGATGAGGTGGTGTGCGGATTTGGGCGAACCGGAAAATTCTGGGGGCATGATCACTATAATGTCGACCCGGATATCATCACCATGGCCAAAGGGCTGGCGAGCTCCTACGAAGCCCTTTCCGCCACCGCCGTAAAACAGGAAATTTATGATATTTTCCTCAATGACACGTCCAACCCAGAAGAACAGACCGACTTCTTCCGGGATATCAGCACCTATGGCGGTTGTACCGCCCCCATGGCTGCAGCACTGGAGAGCACCCGCATCATTGAAGATGAGCAACTTGTGGAAAACAGCAGAAAAAAAGGCAAAATACTCATTGACCGGCTCAAGGGATTGACCTCTTTGCCGGTGGTTGGGGATGTCAGGGGCGTGGGTCTTTTTTGCGGCCTGGAGATCGTTGTGGACAAAGAGAAGAAGACACCGCCCGGTGAACAACAGATGGCTGAACTGATGAGCAAGATTCTTGCCGAAAAGGTCATTGTGGGCAGAACAAACAGCAGCCTGCCGGGCATGAACACGACTTTATATTTTGTTCCCTGCCTCACCGTGTCCGAAGCGGAGATTGACACCATGGTCACGGCCGTTGCCAACGCCATCAAAAAGACATTTTAA
- a CDS encoding CoA-acylating methylmalonate-semialdehyde dehydrogenase, with protein MGIPKLKNYIDGEWVDSNSSQTGDICNPALGEAIAVVPYGTKQDVDLAVTAAKNAFKEWKETPPLSRARYLFRLKEAFEDEFEQIARVLTTEQGKAIDEARGEVRRMIENVEHATGVTTMMTGYCLEDIAKGIDSSLYRQPMGVFGCIAPYNFPAMVPWWFLPYALVAGNTYLLKPSEQVPMTQNRIFEIIDDVGFPEGVVNMVNGSKEVVNAMLDHPDIEGISFVGSTPTARYIYERCGATGKRVQALGGAKNIVAVMPDANVDDGMPSLITSFFGCAGQRCLSGSILAPVGDKGFADAFIDRFIAATRAMRVGDGLDEKNAMGPVISRAHRERILAYIEQGIREGADLILDGRDFTVDGYHNGFFVGPTIFDNVTPDMTIAKEEIFGPVVSIVRTPTLDDVIELINTRDFANAACIYTQNAATVKKIRTKAAPGMIGVNIGIAAPMSFFPFGGSQNSMFGDVKGHGREIFQFFTDTKVVIERYF; from the coding sequence ATGGGTATACCAAAACTTAAAAATTACATTGATGGGGAATGGGTTGATTCCAACAGCAGCCAAACCGGGGATATTTGCAACCCTGCCCTGGGTGAAGCGATTGCGGTGGTGCCTTACGGTACCAAGCAGGATGTGGATCTGGCCGTCACCGCAGCGAAAAACGCATTTAAAGAGTGGAAGGAGACCCCGCCGCTCAGCCGGGCCAGGTATCTGTTCCGCCTCAAAGAAGCGTTCGAAGATGAGTTTGAACAGATTGCCCGGGTGCTGACCACGGAACAGGGCAAGGCCATTGACGAAGCGCGGGGTGAAGTGCGCCGGATGATTGAAAATGTCGAACATGCCACCGGCGTGACCACCATGATGACCGGGTACTGCCTGGAAGATATCGCCAAAGGCATTGATTCGTCCCTGTACCGCCAGCCCATGGGGGTGTTTGGATGCATTGCCCCCTATAATTTTCCTGCCATGGTCCCCTGGTGGTTTTTGCCCTACGCCCTGGTTGCCGGCAACACCTATCTACTCAAGCCCTCGGAACAGGTCCCCATGACCCAGAATCGTATCTTTGAGATCATTGATGATGTGGGATTCCCCGAAGGCGTTGTCAACATGGTGAACGGGTCAAAGGAGGTGGTCAATGCCATGCTGGACCACCCGGACATTGAAGGGATCTCCTTTGTGGGGTCCACCCCCACGGCCAGGTATATTTATGAACGGTGCGGGGCCACGGGCAAACGGGTCCAGGCCCTGGGCGGCGCCAAAAACATTGTGGCCGTCATGCCCGATGCCAATGTGGATGACGGCATGCCCTCTTTGATCACCTCCTTTTTCGGCTGTGCCGGACAGCGGTGTCTGTCGGGTTCCATCCTGGCACCTGTGGGAGACAAGGGGTTTGCCGACGCATTCATTGACAGATTTATTGCCGCCACCCGGGCCATGCGGGTGGGTGACGGGCTGGATGAAAAAAATGCCATGGGTCCTGTGATCAGCCGGGCCCACCGGGAACGCATTCTGGCATACATTGAACAAGGCATCCGGGAAGGGGCGGATCTTATTTTAGATGGACGTGATTTCACCGTTGACGGCTATCACAATGGCTTTTTTGTGGGTCCTACGATCTTTGACAATGTAACGCCGGATATGACCATAGCCAAGGAGGAGATCTTTGGGCCTGTGGTCAGCATTGTCCGCACCCCGACCCTGGATGATGTCATCGAACTGATCAACACCCGGGATTTTGCAAACGCCGCCTGTATTTACACCCAGAATGCCGCAACCGTCAAAAAGATACGCACAAAAGCCGCCCCAGGCATGATCGGCGTCAATATCGGTATCGCTGCCCCCATGAGTTTCTTTCCCTTTGGGGGATCGCAAAACTCCATGTTCGGAGACGTCAAAGGCCATGGCCGGGAGATCTTCCAGTTTTTCACCGATACCAAAGTGGTCATAGAACGCTATTTTTAG
- a CDS encoding Lrp/AsnC family transcriptional regulator, protein MKKDKPLDRIDREIIKLLQKDGRISNTDMAKAIDVSEATVRTRLSRLIDDEIIQIVAVSNPLRLGFNVVGHLRIHVEIGRIDEVADALKQIQALWFIVKTSGASTGIDAEFNVESMADLNDLVLNEVGSVPGVTSVETTLTLDFVKRRYNWGTGFEN, encoded by the coding sequence GTGAAAAAAGATAAGCCCCTTGATCGGATTGATCGTGAAATTATAAAGCTGCTCCAGAAAGACGGACGAATATCAAACACGGACATGGCAAAAGCCATTGATGTTTCCGAGGCCACCGTTCGAACCCGTTTGAGCAGACTCATTGATGACGAAATTATTCAGATTGTGGCTGTGAGCAATCCGCTCAGGCTGGGATTCAACGTGGTGGGACATTTGAGAATTCATGTGGAGATCGGCCGGATTGATGAGGTGGCAGACGCGCTTAAACAAATCCAGGCCTTATGGTTTATTGTCAAGACCAGCGGCGCATCAACCGGTATCGATGCGGAATTTAACGTGGAATCCATGGCCGATCTCAACGATCTGGTGTTAAATGAGGTGGGGAGCGTTCCCGGTGTAACGTCTGTGGAGACCACGTTGACTCTTGATTTTGTCAAAAGACGCTACAACTGGGGAACCGGTTTTGAAAATTAA
- a CDS encoding 4Fe-4S binding protein gives MFKQWFGNWKRRLVQLVSLGVIGEWSFYGIFRCPFAVPYIGCGNCPVIQCPGRNLWMWAWILIGVSALLFGRVFCGWVCPGGLVSEILSMGAFFKNKLIGMISRLLGIGKYIVLALSLYLFFVANNPRWAIPIRTGEFFKSVALTFEHAEPIWIYKTAAVLVALGLSIFIPMVWCRFFCPTGGALELLSHFSLFRYVMNKKCTSCDQCLKICAMETRPSEDNCVQCGDCSASCKLNAVEWRSRI, from the coding sequence ATGTTTAAGCAGTGGTTTGGAAACTGGAAACGGCGCCTGGTGCAATTGGTCTCTTTGGGCGTCATTGGAGAGTGGTCTTTTTACGGCATTTTTCGCTGCCCCTTTGCCGTACCTTACATCGGGTGCGGAAACTGCCCGGTCATCCAATGCCCGGGTCGAAATTTGTGGATGTGGGCATGGATACTGATCGGGGTTTCAGCCCTCCTGTTCGGCCGGGTCTTTTGCGGATGGGTCTGTCCCGGCGGCCTGGTGTCGGAAATTCTGTCCATGGGCGCTTTTTTTAAAAATAAACTCATCGGGATGATCTCCCGCCTTCTGGGCATCGGTAAGTACATTGTTCTGGCCCTGTCCTTATATCTTTTTTTCGTGGCCAACAATCCCCGGTGGGCCATCCCCATCCGGACCGGTGAATTCTTTAAATCCGTGGCGCTGACCTTTGAACATGCCGAGCCCATCTGGATCTATAAAACAGCGGCTGTTCTGGTCGCCTTGGGACTCAGTATCTTTATTCCCATGGTGTGGTGCCGTTTTTTCTGTCCTACGGGCGGCGCGTTGGAACTGTTGTCGCACTTTTCCCTATTTCGATACGTCATGAATAAAAAATGTACATCCTGTGATCAATGTCTGAAGATATGTGCCATGGAAACACGACCCTCTGAGGACAACTGTGTGCAATGCGGCGACTGCTCAGCTAGTTGTAAATTAAATGCTGTGGAATGGCGCTCCAGGATTTGA
- a CDS encoding substrate-binding domain-containing protein yields the protein MKKNGVSRRKFLKTGGLALGASLTAASPGFSRPQTKESLQVWSCGGLAEAFEPANHEFEQLTQASIAYTGAFAGALGKSLLTGSAKTEVFGPRVLELAKKLKAQGKMLGFKPLCFTKYVVATPKGNPAGIESIKDMGKNGVKTIITPEASPPGGKASMIILKKAGVADKAKANAVLVGDCVQTAVTDLARGKADAAVIEQRITHLPQFKDRLETLPISEAFIPPVPVPFTIGVMKWAKNRELAESFVEFILSDKGQAWFQRAGFIPAGSEEGERLTRKYGVMDV from the coding sequence ATGAAAAAGAACGGGGTAAGCCGTCGCAAATTTTTAAAAACAGGAGGGCTTGCATTGGGTGCAAGCCTTACCGCCGCATCACCGGGGTTTTCCCGACCCCAGACCAAAGAATCACTTCAGGTCTGGTCCTGTGGGGGGTTAGCCGAAGCGTTTGAGCCGGCCAACCATGAATTTGAACAACTCACCCAAGCGTCCATTGCTTATACCGGTGCCTTTGCCGGTGCCCTGGGCAAATCGTTGTTGACCGGGAGTGCAAAAACCGAGGTGTTTGGCCCCCGGGTACTGGAACTTGCCAAAAAGCTGAAGGCCCAGGGCAAGATGCTCGGGTTCAAGCCACTGTGTTTTACCAAATATGTGGTGGCCACCCCCAAGGGAAATCCTGCCGGAATAGAGTCCATTAAAGATATGGGCAAAAACGGTGTAAAAACAATTATAACGCCGGAAGCCTCCCCGCCGGGCGGCAAAGCCAGCATGATCATTTTAAAAAAAGCAGGCGTCGCGGACAAGGCAAAAGCCAATGCCGTGCTTGTGGGCGACTGCGTTCAGACAGCCGTCACAGACCTTGCCAGGGGCAAAGCCGATGCCGCCGTCATTGAACAGCGGATCACCCATCTGCCCCAGTTCAAAGACAGACTGGAAACCCTGCCCATATCCGAGGCCTTTATCCCGCCGGTACCTGTTCCTTTTACCATTGGCGTAATGAAATGGGCCAAAAACAGAGAACTTGCAGAAAGCTTTGTGGAATTTATTTTGTCGGACAAGGGCCAGGCCTGGTTCCAGCGGGCAGGATTTATTCCTGCCGGTTCAGAAGAAGGAGAACGATTGACCCGGAAATACGGAGTAATGGATGTTTAA
- a CDS encoding cation acetate symporter, producing the protein MGVNPIVILGSVLYFAVIFYIGWYSRKAAMDSSDFYVAGRKVGPLVNGSALAATYFSPASFLGLPAFIFILGYPFWWALVGIIGGMPIATLLTAAPLRKYAPTSFTDYYADRYDTKWLRLVAGIPTLIGGLAYVILSIVGTALFLLAILQIPFNVSVILASVVVFAYIYFGGMVATTISTAFQGFAMTVASVLAAGYVIYNFGGLNGLTDAVLANSGNFFNMPYVSQTASHPLMATWTGVVGFFFVWHFGFSAMPYTVVRFFTTQDIKAARRSVFWAVTIGGAMYGGLVIIGTGARVLIETLHPLMQTEGVTNAMGVLKHMKTAYGVAGASVTDYSMIAAVEGLKSPFLLSVLAAGGLAIAMATASGWTMVLNVLLGRDLMGKVFGSRWPEEKPVQATRVMTVLIVFVCMIFAFNPPALVLDISGAAFIVILCSVGPPLILGIWWTRATTTAAITNILVMTVLSCGSWMYAKYKLGSYHWFFLSDPANKISTPHQFYWVFVGFAFFIVVSLMTKPCKEEVIQKYSLDIRPEE; encoded by the coding sequence ATGGGTGTTAATCCAATCGTTATTTTAGGTTCCGTACTCTATTTTGCAGTGATCTTTTATATTGGATGGTATTCGCGCAAGGCGGCAATGGATTCGTCCGATTTTTATGTGGCCGGAAGGAAAGTCGGACCCCTGGTTAACGGGTCGGCCCTGGCCGCCACATATTTCAGCCCGGCAAGTTTTCTGGGACTGCCGGCATTCATATTTATTCTGGGCTATCCGTTCTGGTGGGCCCTGGTGGGCATTATCGGCGGCATGCCCATTGCGACATTGCTGACGGCAGCACCGTTGCGCAAGTATGCCCCGACATCGTTCACGGACTACTATGCAGACCGCTATGATACAAAATGGCTGCGCCTGGTGGCGGGTATTCCCACGCTCATCGGCGGGCTGGCATACGTTATTTTGTCCATTGTGGGCACAGCTCTGTTTTTATTGGCCATTCTGCAGATTCCCTTCAATGTCTCCGTGATCCTGGCATCGGTTGTTGTGTTTGCATACATCTATTTTGGCGGCATGGTGGCCACCACCATCTCAACGGCGTTCCAGGGGTTTGCCATGACCGTGGCCTCGGTGCTGGCCGCCGGGTATGTCATCTATAATTTCGGCGGGCTGAACGGCCTGACCGATGCGGTGCTGGCCAACAGCGGCAATTTTTTCAACATGCCCTATGTTTCACAAACTGCATCCCACCCGCTCATGGCCACCTGGACCGGCGTGGTTGGCTTTTTCTTTGTGTGGCATTTCGGGTTTTCGGCCATGCCCTACACGGTGGTTCGGTTTTTTACCACCCAGGATATCAAGGCCGCACGGCGCAGTGTTTTCTGGGCTGTCACCATAGGCGGTGCCATGTACGGCGGGCTGGTGATCATCGGCACCGGTGCCAGGGTATTGATCGAAACCCTTCATCCGCTCATGCAGACCGAAGGCGTCACCAATGCCATGGGGGTACTCAAACACATGAAAACCGCATACGGGGTTGCCGGGGCATCGGTGACTGATTATTCCATGATTGCCGCCGTGGAAGGGTTGAAAAGTCCATTCCTGCTTTCCGTACTTGCGGCCGGCGGTCTGGCCATTGCCATGGCCACAGCCTCAGGCTGGACCATGGTCTTGAACGTTCTGCTCGGCAGGGACCTGATGGGAAAAGTGTTCGGCAGCAGATGGCCCGAAGAAAAACCTGTGCAGGCCACACGAGTGATGACCGTATTGATCGTATTTGTCTGTATGATCTTTGCATTCAATCCGCCGGCACTGGTTCTGGATATCTCCGGGGCCGCTTTTATCGTTATTCTTTGCTCCGTTGGCCCACCGTTGATTTTAGGCATATGGTGGACCCGGGCTACAACAACGGCCGCTATCACCAACATCCTGGTCATGACAGTGCTTTCATGTGGGTCATGGATGTATGCAAAATATAAACTGGGCAGCTATCACTGGTTTTTTCTCAGTGACCCGGCCAATAAAATCAGCACCCCCCACCAGTTTTACTGGGTATTTGTCGGGTTTGCTTTCTTTATCGTTGTCAGTCTGATGACCAAGCCGTGCAAGGAAGAGGTGATCCAGAAGTATTCACTGGATATCAGACCCGAAGAGTAA